The sequence below is a genomic window from Macrotis lagotis isolate mMagLag1 chromosome 7, bilby.v1.9.chrom.fasta, whole genome shotgun sequence.
AGTAAAAGACCTCTTTTGAAAAGCTCCTGTTTTTTTCTTACGactgaattttatctttttttttttccttcatgttttTAGGAATGGGGTTGATACAAGGCTTTGCGAGAAGATATTTGAAGGCCTTTGTGAGAAGTTTCTTTGTTGCTATACCTGTAAACAGTTACTTTTCTGGATCGAGTGGCCTGTGTTGAAAGAGTGGAAGGTGCTTCAATGAAGGTATAATTCAGAGaaacaatgtttttgttaaatatttttaatatattcaacGACATGTGCTTTTCATTTGCAAAGTACTAGGAAGGAGAACTAAGTTGAATATTTTCATGATGAAGCCAATCTTTAGACCAAAAGTCATATgcaagaagaaaaaggcaaattttGATGCTTTGACTAAATTGTTGGTATTTTctgctgtttgtgtgtgtgtgtgtgccataTTGTGATGTAAATGATTTAGATCTTCCTCTGAAGAGAAGATACAGACTACATAGCCCTCCCTACTTGAAATCTTTCTGAATtcttactgtcttttttttttttttgcctggagACTGAATTTTTGGCTAGAATATTCCTGGGGTTTCCATTTTCAAGTTTCCTTCAGAAGATACTGGAGAGTTATTCCTACTTccactttgccctctgattctaaggGATCTGGACTGTTTTAAGATTTCTCAAATAGAATGTCCAAggtaatttattcattcattcatttattttggttGTGGCAATCAGGTAGTCCCATGattcctaaatttttttctcctcagtctGTTTTTTAGGTCAGTTGCTTCTGTTATgaattatcttatatttctttccttctttcaacaTTTTTACATTGCTTTAATGTTTCTTGTTGCCTAAGAGAGTTATTTGCTTCCATTTGTACATTCTAAATTTTAGGAAATTTGTTGCTTTTTATACCTCTTTTGCAAgctattaattccattttttccttcttttatctataaatctttctttttctctagaaCTTAAAttccatttagaaaaaaataaactttcaaaaaattttgcataatttttttttagtcaacCTAATTAGTGTTTGAAGAAATACCTGTTTCTCTGAGACTTTCTTGTAGTTGTTTGAAGTCATTCTCCTCCTTTGAATTTGTGCCTTCAGCTTCCCTGCAACTGTAATACCTCTTTAaggtaaaattattatttttggttAGTTCATTTGATAATTCTTCAAAGTACTTCCTGACTTCATACTTGTTGTTAGGGGTGAGCTCTGCAGCATTTCTAGAGATGTCTGGGCTTGTCTTATTGCTGCCTTATTGGGATACAGTGTTATATTTCAGGGGCAACTGGAACCTGTAAAATTTCATTGTTCCTAGAGTGGTTGATCCGGGACAAAGTGTTATCATTGCTACTCTCCTCATTTCCCTGGTCTAAGCCTTGCAAGTTCCTGACCTGACCTGCTGAGTTTAGCCACTATTAGTCAACTACTTTTGGTTCAATGTGGCAGAATTAGAGGGTCACTGTTGGAATCCTTGTCCTTGTAATTCCTATACAGcgtaggctaggcaatacaaATCAAATCTATTCTGAGCCTGGGGTTTGAATTGATCCACTGCTGCTACTACCATGTTTTTCCCAAATGACTGGAAAATAAGCCCTACCCCCTAAATAAGCCCGAGTTATGATTGGTTGTCAGACAGACACATTTAGTTCATCCAGTGTAGCACACAACAGATgtattgaattagaaaataatgacattaatatataattaaatataaatatatataattggcattaataattaaaataaatgatatcatAAATCATGATTAAGCATTTGTAAATGCCCAAGAGAACTCTTTTGAATGAGAAATACCTATGTAAACAGATGAACTGGAAACTTATTTCTGAATGAGCAATTGGAGTACAGACGCAATACATGAGTAACATGAACACTTGATAATGTCTGGATGAAAGAAAGCCCTACCTCTAATCATCATCAAGGGCAAGACAGataaaattgaccatgttttTTGAAACTGGAAAAGTCTAGTCACAAGGTCTGCCAGTCTGGAATTCAGCCATCATTGACTGTGCTAAAGACATGAAGAATTTTCTTCCAGAtagaagaataaatcaaataatgACTCTTCAGGAGTGACTGCCTTTCTCTAGACattccctgaaaataagccctaatgtgtcttttggaacaaaaattaatataagacttgcatttattttcagggaaatatggtagcttctgaatttcttcctttcttgataAACTGCTTAAGGTATCTCTACATAGGGAATTGACCTGAATTCCAGGTTTCTTCCTCTCTGGATCTGGACCTAAAACTGGTAGTGGGTGACAAGCTGCCACTTCATACTTGTCCCCATCTATAGGTAATCTACTATGTACACGGCAACTTTTCTTACTCTAGTCCATAGTCTGTCCTTGATTACACATGCAAGTCTCCTGGTCTAACTCCACCACCAATGTCTACCAActttcttttcagtctccttttgcCAAACTGAACTGGACAAATGGCACACCTTAACTTTTTCTATATTATCCCATCAGGATTCAGTTGTATACATACTTCTGATACATCCCCTAGATATCTACAGGAGTTTTGTGGAGGGAGGCTTATTGTTCTGCTTCCTACTATTCTAAAATCTTGATTCCACCTccaaacttcctttttttttttttttttttttttaggtttttgcaaggcaaatgga
It includes:
- the IMMP2L gene encoding LOW QUALITY PROTEIN: mitochondrial inner membrane protease subunit 2 (The sequence of the model RefSeq protein was modified relative to this genomic sequence to represent the inferred CDS: deleted 1 base in 1 codon), whose amino-acid sequence is MGLIQGFARRYLKAFVRSFFVAIPVTVTFLDRVACVERVEGASMKPSLNPGGSLACDVVLLNHCKVRNYEVHHGDVVSLV